The window TTCTGTAAGCGTTAATCGGATCGAAAAAACCCTGCATTTTTTGCCTTAACATTTTGAGCCCAAATTATCGCTCAACttcctttttttgtaattttttttttcacaggtGTCATAGACCAGGAAGTGTTGTATAGGGCTTTGAAAGAAAAGCGTATTTTCGCGGCAGGACTTGACGTTACAAGTCCAGAACCTCTTCCGAAGGACGACCCCCTAATCTCATTGCCCAATTGTTGTGAGTGCCcatttcatacatatttttgtacATTTATATAAGGTGCGCCAAAGAAGGTTCTTAATCATGCCTACTTtaaaaatttcatacttttatgaGTGTGATTGGGTtaaaattttgcctctataGCCGGTCagacaactttgtcagtaggaaaaggcATGAAATTccaattttctatggaacgaagGGTTCTCACCAaaatttttctactgacggaaatggcttgctTGACAAACTACATTTTCGctagtaccatagacaaaactGCAAGTTCCtattaaacataagaaaaataaaaaataaaaaaaacgatgAGCTTCTTTGGCGCAGGTACCTTAGTTATCGCGCAGAAAGAAAAAGTCTCCTATACAACAAAACGTCGTGTACTTATTTACGGGAACTGGCATTTAACTAACAACAATCgtttaaagttgaaattcttaTATAGACTCATAATTGAAATCTCTATGGTTCCTGAATACACTTAAgatgtatccagacgagacaatttttcgccaatctgatgaaattctcctaTCGAACAGGGGGGCGATTTTTAAAATTCGATCGcttgatttcgtcactcgaaaataggtggaaaacggtgaaaacAGATTTTTgaaaggctacaaatataatgaccaccaaaaaatactttggtaccctaaataaaaaaatcatgcttaccaaaaaaaattactgaacaccaaaaaaataaggcctaaaattacaaatgtaccaccattttaattacgactgcacttcaaattgtattcgaataccaaatatattgaatgattaccaaaaatcattaatgatcaccaaatcttgaagaccaaataaatgcgatattttcacctaaataaaccactatgattccaaaaaatttatacatattaccaaataaagtaaaatgatgccaaaattactagcccctcccgctcaacccccgtacctcgcaccgcataacttaggtaggcatactgaaatgctactagaaaagtatgttaggttaggtttgtactgctatcagttaagtgggctaggttaacactgcgacccttacagaaacgaattgctactagaaaagtgggttaggttaggtttgaactgcgacccttacagaaaagaaatgctactagaaaagtgggttaggttaggtttgaactgcgacccttacagaaacgaaatgctactagaaaagtgggttaggttaggcttgaactgtgacccttacagaaacaaaacgctactagaaaagtgggttaggttaggtttgaactccgacccacacagaaacgaaattctactagaaaagtgggttaggttaggtttgaactgcgacccttccagataagaaatgctactagaaaagtgggttaggttaggtttgaaccgcgaaccttacagaaacgaaatgttactagaaaagtgggttaggttaggtttgaactgcgaaccttacagaaacgaaatgttactagaaaagtgggttaggttaggtttgaactgcaacccatacagaaacgaaatgctactagaaaattttgctttgctttaataggatagcaagatttaaaaatttggttataattttacattaaaatggagttctaattttggtggtcatttactatttttgggtttacaatgattattttggtgtcattttatttaataggatagcacgatgtaaaaatttggttatcaattgacattaaattggggtttgaaatttggtaattatttaaaaattttgggttaataatgattaatttggtgtcatttcctttaataggatagtaaaatgtattaaaattggtaatcatttcacattaaaatggtgttataattttggtgatcattcattattttagggtggtaaagtagatttttttggtattaaattttattaaatctggtgatcagttaaatagcagcctttttgaaatacgagcgacaGAAATTTGGAATtgattggtattgaccactcgttttaaATTCTATTGGTAGAATtttaatgcctagtagtggagatattattgaacgaaatacacgaaatcgggcggtcgaatttcaaaaatcggcccccagggccgtgcggacgcaaataccaatttgattccccgatcacatcagcaggtgcggacacaaaaatgccaaatttcatagtacatagaatgcaaattggtgatttaatttgtatacgtgtggacgctagatgagattgaccaattattttcctgaacaaatcgactgatttcgtcagtcccgtctggatacccctttaGAATGTTTCTTTTTCTCATTTTACAGTTATTGTACCTCATTTGGGCAGCGCTACAAACGAGACCAGAAACATGATGTCCAGAATTTCAGCAAACAACATATTGTTAGCTTTAGAAGGGAAGCCTATGGTTAATCCTgttgtttaattaaattaaataagtttaaCTCGACAACCTTCTTGTGCCAATTGTGTTAAATAGAAAGCAAAAAACTTACTTAACTTACTTTTAACTATCCGAGAGATGGCAGGTCCTCTGtatgatagatagatagatagatagatagataaccaTTTATTAGCTTGCCACAATACACACATTGATTGAAAAAACAGAAACAATatcaaactaaaactaaaatcagGAACAAGATGTATCAATAGGTAACAAATGACATGACAATGACAAAATGTGtttagcgccatctatcgctTATTCTGTATACTCTATATAGTACCTACTAATTAAGTTTGATGAAATCTAAGTGAatcattttcgaatggaacggacatttcttttatttaataaagttgCAAACAAAGAAAATTCAACTCTTTTGCCTACGCTGTAATGTTCAGATTTCTCTGGCAACGTGGCGCAGTCGGTAGAGCCTACGCTTGCAGACTCAAACTGTTTGGCCCCAGGAGCGGCCAAACAATGTGAGTcatgattattaaaaaaaacgtttcTGAAAAAAATTGCGTAGGACAGGGAGTATCATTAAATAAAACTTTTGGGCTTTTGGATAGTTTTAtatagcaaaaaataaataaatagatgcTCGTTAAAAATCTTCTCAAAAATCCCTGGTGTATACAAAATctttaagtacagtcacctgcaaaaatatgttatacaacTAGGGCTAGTAGGGCTGCTTAAATATCTGccacgattttatttgtagagccataagagcgtgtcacatatttttgcggccttcgaagagtaacatactaatgcaggtgactgtaccacagAAAATCGCAACTAGGTCGgtttagtaaataaaaaatggttCGTATTCTAACTTCTGTTttgaattaaatacatataggtacaggCTTACAAGAAGTTGTAGAGAGAATTGTATAGTTTAATTGTGTTTAATACAGTTCTACAAGAAATTTTAAGAAAACGAGAACAACAGTAATTGACGATTTaccctatactctgtatctttattaggtatttaaaaaaaagtaaacaaaatctaccctcaaatggctccttaagccagttgagggtagatgaaaatattacatgatcaaataatgtaggttaaagtcaggtcgttcagtgacagatacAGGcgtttttgtatttggttggttaaccaataaatgttagaaCCAcccgaaaatgtataaattgttTGCTTACTTTTATCACCTAACGGTACAGACTATACTCACTGAGTActcaattaaaataattgtatgtTTTGTACAATCATAAACTAGGCTAGGATTTCtctcattttttatttaattttttcacTTTCATCAGATCTACAATTCGTAGCATACATAGCATCAACTAAACTAATGGCAGAAGGTTGATTTTCTAAAACTGTTTTAGTTTTTTTGCTTTTCGCATCTTTTTTTCCATACGATTTAACGTAAAAGTCACTGAAAAGGTATATCATGACGCCCAGATTGAAGAAAATAGTAAATAGCAGAACGAAAGAAGTGTTGCATTTCGACACGAAGGCGCTGGTGAATGCGTGTAATGTGATGAGTCCAAATTGTATCTGAAATAAGAATAcaaaacattaattgcatgGACTTCcttaaattcaattttaaagccgtcacacactaccgcaccgcaccgtgACCTGGGCGCGGTGAAATCATAAAGAAGGATAAGTATACTAGTTCCAAAGTTCAGGAATGATTTCAAACGGTCAATagtaatttaatttgtgtaataatacAATAACAACACACCTAAGGTACCTGCACCAAAGACGGTCCGGTTTTTAAGTTAGAATAGACTACTGTCAAAACCTcacacaaataataaaaataatcggCCTTCTTTGGTGCAGGTACCTCAAAAAAATTAGATATTAAATGAATATAGTAcagtaaactaaataaaaataaaactaaaataattaaaaataaaactaaactatatttttttgttatcgtCTCGTTCTTTTATGTAAGCTATACAACCGACCCTATGACCCTAGAACAGTGGTGATTCCCGAACGGTTGGTAGCCCCTGGGTACCCGAAGTGGTTTATGAGTTTatgttaattacctacttatcacTAAAAGGTTAATAACCACTGCCCTAGACTAGAACATATGTGACCAATTAAGATCACTTTTCCTCCGACGCCTACAAATTAtcattaatttaacaaatttagTCCTTACCAGCTGAAACGACGTTATATACTTCTTCCACCACAAATACTTCGCCATACTAGGATACGCCGACAACCCATAGTAaccatacataataatatgtacaaaAGAGTTGAGCGTCCCTAAGAATATAAGCACATCCGTAGGATTGTACTTAAGGGCAAACCACGTGGCGATCACCATGAGAGAATGGTGGTACACATGGAGGAAAGAAACTTGGTTCATCTTCTTCCGCAGTACGAAGAATACCGTGTCGAGCAGTTCAGTAATCTTTGCGAAGAAGTATATCCAAACGCCACGCATCATCTGAAATTCGATCATAATTTAAAGCATAGAGAAATAAGAAAGCAGTGCTCACTCCAGACATCAGTTTGGTTACCAAAAACGAACATTACTTTCGtggtcgacatctagcgtcaggTAGCGGAATTATCAATACTGCTATTATgttgtatgtaggt of the Cydia fagiglandana chromosome 17, ilCydFagi1.1, whole genome shotgun sequence genome contains:
- the LOC134672598 gene encoding very long chain fatty acid elongase 7-like — translated: MSWFKGAVDYVDDWFLMSTPWLLFAIWFAYITFVLKWGPAYMSKRPAYKLTNVLAIYNLFQVLLSCYIVYMGVWHMNTQGVVSSHCAIEAKETQPYMMRGVWIYFFAKITELLDTVFFVLRKKMNQVSFLHVYHHSLMVIATWFALKYNPTDVLIFLGTLNSFVHIIMYGYYGLSAYPSMAKYLWWKKYITSFQLIQFGLITLHAFTSAFVSKCNTSFVLLFTIFFNLGVMIYLFSDFYVKSYGKKDAKSKKTKTVLENQPSAISLVDAMYATNCRSDESEKIK